In one Arachis duranensis cultivar V14167 chromosome 9, aradu.V14167.gnm2.J7QH, whole genome shotgun sequence genomic region, the following are encoded:
- the LOC107466154 gene encoding inositol oxygenase 4: MAIQAEQPVHGSQVEEKKNVHPEETSELVSAKDRTFKAPESNAFGQSFRDYDIESERQKGVEEFYKLQHINQTYGFVKKMREHYKKLDKAEMSIWECCELLNEVVDDSDPDLDEPQIQHLLQTAEAIKKDYPNEDWLHLIALIHDLGKILHLPQFGELPQWAVVGDTFPVGCAFDEKNVHHKYFKENPDSKNPAYNTKEGVYSKGCGLDNVLMSWGHDDYMYMVAKENGTTLPSPGLFIIRYHSFYPLHKEGAYTHLMSEEDFENLKWLHIFNKYDLYSKSKVLVDVEKVKPYYQSLIDKYFPAKLKW; the protein is encoded by the exons atgGCCATCCAAGCTGAACAACCTGTCCATG ggTCCCAAGTTGAGGAGAAGAAGAATGTGCACCCCGAAGAAACCAGTGAGCTTGTGTCGGCTAAGGACAGAACGTTTAAGGCCCCAGAAAGCAATGCATTTGGCCAATCCTTCAG GGATTATGATATTGAAAGTGAAAGACAAAAAGGTGTGGAAGAATTCTATAAATTACAACACATTAATCAGACATATGGTTTT GTAAAGAAAATGAGGGAGCACTATAAGAAATTGGACAAAGCAGAAATGAGCATATGGGAATGTTGTGAGCTGCTTAATGAAGTAGTGGATGATAGTGATCCTGATTTGGATGAACCTCAAATTCAACATTTGTTGCAAACTGCAGAAGCCATTAAAAAAGATTATCCTAATGAAGATTGGTTACATTTGATTGCTCTCATCCAtg ATCTCGGAAAGATTCTTCACCTTCCTCAATTCGGTGAGCTACCTCAATGGGCTGTTGTTG GAGATACATTTCCTGTCGGTTGTGCCTTTGATGAAAAAAATGTTCACCACAAG TATTTTAAAGAAAACCCAGATAGCAAAAATCCTGCTTATAACACTAAAGAAGGAGTTTATAGTAAAGGGTGTGGATTAGACAATGTACTCATGTCATGGGGACATGATGACTATATGTATATG gtagcaaaagaaaatggtaCCACTTTACCTTCACCTGGGTTATTCATTATTAGATATCACTCATTTTATC CTTTGCATAAGGAGGGAGCATATACTCAtctcatgagtgaagaagattTCGAGAACTTGAAGTGGCTTCACATTTTCAA TAAATATGATCTCTATAGCAAAAGCAAAGTTTTGGTGGACGTTGAAAAAGTGAAGCCATACTATCAATCACTTATTGACAAG TATTTCCCAGCAAAGCTGAAGTGGTGA